From Pyrenophora tritici-repentis strain M4 chromosome 1, whole genome shotgun sequence, the proteins below share one genomic window:
- a CDS encoding NuoI, Formate hydrogenlyase subunit 6-NADH:ubiquinone oxidoreductase subunit (chain I), which produces MASAKPLTMLARSRPAAMLLRSPHFASGRLPSPATVAFFSTTLSRAATPAGPPPPGFRLPQPKKWDEGENALDQAGKYFLLMEMFRGMYVSLEQFFRPPYTIFYPFEKGPISPRFRGEHALRRYPTGEERCIACKLCEAICPAQAITIEAEERMDGSRRTTRYDIDMTKCIYCGLCQESCPVDAIVEGPNAEYATETREELLYNKEKLLANGDKWEPEIAAAARADAPYR; this is translated from the exons ATGGCCAGCGCAAAGCCATTGACAATGTTGGCACGCAGCCGCCCAGCCGCGATGTTGCTCCGGTCACCACACTTCGCGTCAGGACGCCTGCCCTCGCCCGCCACCGTCGCCTTCTTCTCTACGACTCTTTCCCGCGCCGCCACCCCAGCAGGACCGCCTCCGCCAGGCTTCCGGTTACCGCAGCCGAAGAAGTGGGACGAGGGAGAAAATGCATTGGACCAGGCGGGCAAGTACTTCTTGCTCATGGAGATGTTCCGGGGCATGTATGTGTCGCTGGAGCAGTTCTTCCGACCACC ATACACAATCTTCTACCCCTTCGAGAAGGGTCCAATCTCACCCCGCTTCCGAGGCGAACACGCTCTTCGGCGGTACCCCACGGGTGAGGAGCGCTGCATTGCTTGCAAGCTCTGCGAGGCCATTTGCCCTGCCCAAGCCATCACAATCGAAGCTGAAGAGCGCATGGACGGCAGCAGGAGGACCACACGCTACGACATTGACATGACAAAGTGCATCTACTGCGGTCTCTGCCAGGAGAGCTGCCCTGTCGATGCGATTGTTGAGG GACCCAATGCTGAGTATGCGACCGAGACACGAGAGGAGTTGCTGTACAACAAGGAGAAGTTGCTAGCGAACGGAGACAAGTGGGAGCCGGAGATTGCGGCGGCAGCTCGTGCGGACGCACCATACAGATGA
- a CDS encoding GPP34 domain containing protein codes for MASSSGLTRRRGGGGGAAGNGEDESSRVGSPAPKRNDDRTPETSYESSENGHKIAFDPRDISENAERSKQPKLTLMEEIILMGLKDKQGYLSFWNDNISYALRGCIVIELAFRGRVSMQKDSSRRRFPLADRNIEVIDDTLTGEVLLDEALKMMKSSEKMSVNSWIDLMSGETWNLMKIGYQLKQVRERLCKGLVDKGILRTEKKNFLLFDMATHPVADGGAKEEIRRRVRNVLTNRTVVLPGSQFLPEELDFRVLRTITMVCAAYAANVLENALTTLGHEARERAFAQVDELLAEYSQWPFAKRQGGSQGVGANLGQLITDEVNNNKDKELQLEVVAACLSVFTRLDSLL; via the exons ATGGCTTCGAGCTCTGGTCTGACGCGCCGGagaggaggcggcggcggcgcaGCAGGCAATGGCGAGGACGAGAGCAGCCGGGTGGGCTCGCCTGCACCCAAGCGCAATGACGACCGCACCCCCGAAACCTCCTACGAGAGCTCCGAGAACGGCCACAAGATCGCATTCGACCCGCGGGACATTAGCGAGAATGCAGAGCGAAGCAAACAGCCCAAGCTGACGCTCATGGAGGAGATTATCCTCATGGGCTTAAAAGACAAACAG GGTTACCTGTCCTTTTGGAACGACAACATTTCGTATGCATTGCGAGGATGCATCGTCATAGAATTGGCCTTTCGAGGCCGCGTGAGCATGCAAAAGGACTCGTCACGACGACGGTTCCCGCTCGCCGACAGAAATATTGAGGTCATCGACGACACCCTGACGGGTGAGGTGCTGCTGGACGAGGCCCTGAAGATGATGAAGTCGAGCGAGAAGATGAGCGTCAACTCGTGGATCGACCTCATGAGCG GAGAGACATGGAACCTCATGAAGATTGGCTACCAACTAAAGCAAGTACGCGAACGACTATGCAAAGGCCTCGTCGACAAGGGCATCCTGCGCACCGAAAAGAAGAATTTCCTGCTCTTCGACATGGCTACACATCCCGTCGCTGATGGCGGCGCAAAGGAAGAGATTCGGCGTAGGGTCCGGAATGTGCTCACGAACCGCACCGTTGTCCTCCCCGGCAGTCAGTTCCTGCCCGAGGAGCTTGACTTTAGGGTGCTCCGGACCATCACCATGGTCTGCGCTGCTTACGCGGCTAACGTGCTAGAGAACGCGCTGACCACGTTGGGTCACGAGGCACGGGAACGAGCTTTTGCACAGGTGGATGAACTGCTCGCAGAATACTCGCAATGGCCTTTTGCAAAGAGGCAGGGCGGCTCGCAGGGCGTGGGTGCCAATCTGGGCCAGCTCATCACGGACGAAGtcaacaacaacaaagaTAAGGAGCTTCAGCTCGAG GTGGTTGCTGCGTGCTTGAGTGTGTTTACTCGGCTCGACTCACTGCTCTAG
- a CDS encoding SWI-SNF complex subunit yields the protein MPSPPLADTQALDSSHGASTNGISGEGAVQPANAPTSLNGSDTASAENNAIRDGKQKAKAVMVASGLNLAGAQSDTASPAHPEAINGASPSRKRSRSGTRKSSHSPSQEGAARPTASQTHLLNRYIARDLLDSVNKYERNKHSEKVYGELNDLRHFYRDEVYPVRRQNPGAIFGYGYAGYGNGLTDIPPDPRDPRAMPQTKLLYPEHAKRAGRRLAPQLKVSKEKGLQQAEQIEELVPIRLDIELDRLKLRDTFTWNLHDRVTNPVLFAQTLVEDFQIPPELRQNVMQQIDREIHEQVQDYYPHAFFDDEPLDPHQPYSAYKNDEMRILIKLNITIGQHTLVDQFEWEINNPLNAPEDFARQMAADLSLSGEFTTAIAHSIREQCQMFTKSLYITGHPFDGRPVEDTDIQDNFLASPLPTVFRPMQSTKDYQPYLYELSNADLERAELSIMREQRRQKRSVNRRGGPALPDLKDRQRTVRTLVVSSVLPGAAESIEDSQLFKATRKVREGRRRGAEGSSDESDSDDSVMESPAPAQLTGGTARTRGMRGAATAAQAAMRSAIGRSATPEVSTLQTHHEPRASRSLRYEAREESVTEPTTFIVKLRISSAKLREFQRNPKAFAKSASTPMMAPSQTPARSTPTANSMPPPPSPAMPPRSTPAAASEASPRPPTTPTPTASNKQLQYKPDGSMEAAWPAPPVAQHPPPPPWLQQGLQELRDRNPGELFESTMRYAVMNEQYEDPKTGVISSKPVKIDTIAPNAPLPANYKAYFLPRIRCMDCPGKLYNAGPEQTVNNFELHLKNRIHMENVRKRTGQPMQG from the exons ATGCCCTCTCCGCCGCTCGCCGACACCCAGGCGCTCGATTCATCGCACGGCGCGTCCACAAACGGCATCAGCGGTGAAGGTGCTGTCCAGCCCGCAAACGCTCCGACCAGCCTCAATGGATCCGACACCGCGTCCGCCGAAAACAACGCGATTCGGGACGGAAAACAAAAGGCAAAGGCCGTCATGGTCGCCTCTGGCCTGAACCTCGCTGGCGCGCAGTCCGACACAGCATCGCCAGCGCATCCCGAAGCCATCAATGGCGCGTCGCCCAGTCGAAAGCGATCGCGTTCGGGCACCCGCAAATCCTCCCACTCGCCCTCCCAAGAGGGCGCGGCGCGACCCACGGCCTCGCAGACCCATTTGCTCAACCGCTACATTGCGCGCGACTTGTTGGACAGTGTGAACAAGTACGAGCGCAACAAGCACTCGGAAAAGGTCTACGGCGAATTGAACGACCTGCGCCACTTTTATCGCGATGAAGTATATCCCGTCCGACGCCAAAACCCCGGCGCAATCTTTGGCTATGGCTATGCCGGTTACGGCAACGGTCTGACTGATATCCCTCCGGATCCTAGAGACCCCCGAGCCATGCCGCAAACGAAGCTTCTGTATCCTGAACATGCCAAGCGCGCTGGCCGTCGTCTCGCTCCCCAATTGAAGGTTTCGAAAGAGAAGGGGCTTCAGCAAGCAGAGCAGATTGAGGAGCTTGTGCCCATAAGACTCGACATTGAACTGGACCGACTTAAGCTCCGTGATACCTTTACTTGGAACCTACATGACCGCGTTACCAACCCTGTCTTGTTTGCCCAGACCCTCGTTGAAGACTTTCAAATACCACCTGAACTGCGCCAGAATGTTATGCAACAGATTGACCGGGAGATCCATGAGCAGGTCCAGGACTACTACCCCCACGCCTTCTTCGACGACGAGCCCTTGGATCCTCACCAGCCATACTCGGCGTACAAGAACGATGAGATGCGCATACTAATCAAGCTGAACATCACCATTGGTCAACATACACTTGTGGATCAATTTGAGTGGGAAATCAACAACCCGCTCAATGCGCCTGAGGACTTTGCAAGACAAATGGCTGCTGATCTGTCCCTATCTGGCGAATTCACAACAGCTATTGCACACTCTATAAGAGAGCAGTGCCAAATGTTCACCAAGAGTCTCTACATCACAGGCCACCCCTTTGATGGACGACCAGTCGAGGACACGGATATCCAGGACAACTTCCTGGCCTCTCCACTTCCCACCGTATTCCGCCCTATGCAGTCTACGAAGGACTACCAGCCATACCTATACGAGCTCAGCAACGCCGACCTGGAACGCGCCGAACTGTCAATCATGCGTGAACAGCGACGACAGAAGCGCTCAGTCAATCGACGTGGTGGGCCTGCCCTACCAGACCTCAAAGACCGCCAACGGACTGTGCGCACATTGGTGGTTTCTTCAGTTCTACCTGGCGCTGCAGAGAGCATCGAGGACAGCCAGCTGTTCAAAGCGACTCGGAAAGTACGAGAAGGCCGTCGCCGCGGCGCTGAGGGTAGTTCGGACGAGTCTGACAGTGATGATTCTGTCATGGAATCTCCTGCGCCGGCGCAGCTGACCGGAGGTACTGCTCGGACTCGTGGTATGCGTGGAGCTGCTACTGCGGCTCAGGCTGCGATGCGTTCAGCCATTGGACGATCAGCAACCCCAGAGGTCTCTACACTTCAGACTCACCATGAGCCGCGTGCGTCAAGATCACTACGGTACGAAGCACGGGAGGAGAGCGTTACCGAGCCTACCACATTCATTGTCAAACTTCGCATATCATCTGCGAAGCTGCGAGAGTTTCAAAGAAATCCAAAAGCCTTCGCAAAGTCTGCTTCAACGCCCATGATGGCACCCTCGCAAACTCCAGCGCGAAGCACACCTACTGCCAACTCGATGCCTCCACCGCCATCACCAGCTATGCCTCCTCGTTCCACCCCAGCCGCGGCGTCCGAAGCGTCGCCGCGGCCACCAACTACGCCCACCCCGACAGCATCGAATAAACAATTACAATACAAGCCGGATGGATCTATGGAGGCGGCTTGGCCAGCGCCTCCGGTTGCACAGCAC CCTCCCCCGCCTCCATGGCTCCAACAAGGGCTGCAGGAACTGCGTGATCGCAATCCTGGAGAGCTCTTCGAATCGACCATGCGTTATGCCGTCATGAATGAGCAATACGAGGATCCGAAGACCGGCGTCATTTCCTCCAAACCAGTCAAGATTGACACAATAGCTCCGAACGCACCACTCCCTGCGAACTACAAGGCATATTTCCTGCCACGGATTCGATGCATGGACTGCCCTGGAAAACTATATAACGCGGGACCTGAACAGACAGTCAACAATTTTGAACTGCATTTGAAGAACCGGATACACATGGAAAATGTTCGTAAACGAACGGGTCAGCCTATGCAAGGCTAG